The following proteins come from a genomic window of Synechococcus sp. NB0720_010:
- a CDS encoding AAA family ATPase, with product MASAPISPQRITDDLDRLLEVLPEAVRSALGSAEAREQLLEVVLDLGRIPEARYPGRAVPLGANPIERSDLAAVVEQLGTFGGDNRAGIERTLHRISAIRNRSGDVVGLTCRVGRAVFGTVAMVRDLMDSGQSLLLMGRPGVGKTTALREIARVLADELDKRVVVIDTSNEIAGDGDIPHPAIGRARRMQVTRPELQHQVMIEAVENHMPEVIVIDEIGTELEAQAARTIAERGVMLVATAHGNELANLVKNPTLSDLVGGIESVTLGDEEARRRRTQKTVLERAAEPTFPMAVEMHSRDSWLVHRDVARTVDLLLRGQLPRPQVRQLDDQGRLQLSEPLAPKASPRPSPAAAPVRRIQEPAGVSAQPNLALRPLPDPEASPPTETPSAPLHLFNAGLSEPLIDQAIRSRRLPVQLVEAVEEADVVLAARQQLGQRPELRRRAQDAGLPILVIKADTLPQIQRGLERLLQRREDRPEATTGAARPAGASSRDDALEALEECRLAVEQVVLPQGQPVELLPRTEAIRRMQAELAARYQLTSAEFGSGSQLRLRLFPR from the coding sequence ATGGCTTCAGCACCGATCAGCCCGCAACGCATCACGGACGACCTCGATCGCCTGCTCGAGGTCTTGCCCGAGGCCGTGCGCAGTGCCCTGGGCTCAGCTGAAGCCCGTGAGCAATTGCTTGAGGTCGTCCTCGATCTCGGCCGGATCCCTGAGGCCCGTTACCCGGGACGTGCCGTCCCCCTTGGGGCGAACCCGATTGAGCGCAGCGACTTGGCGGCGGTAGTCGAACAACTCGGAACCTTTGGAGGCGACAACCGAGCGGGCATCGAGCGGACCCTGCACCGCATCAGCGCCATTCGCAACCGCAGCGGCGACGTCGTCGGCCTGACCTGCCGGGTCGGCCGAGCGGTCTTCGGCACCGTGGCCATGGTCCGGGACCTAATGGATTCCGGTCAGTCGCTCCTGCTGATGGGGCGCCCAGGCGTCGGCAAAACAACCGCCCTTCGAGAGATTGCGCGAGTTCTGGCCGATGAGCTGGACAAGCGGGTGGTCGTGATCGACACCAGCAACGAAATTGCAGGCGACGGGGACATCCCTCACCCCGCCATCGGCCGGGCCCGGCGCATGCAGGTCACCCGGCCGGAGCTGCAGCACCAGGTGATGATCGAGGCGGTGGAGAACCACATGCCCGAGGTCATCGTGATCGATGAGATCGGGACGGAGCTGGAGGCCCAGGCGGCCCGCACCATCGCCGAGAGGGGCGTGATGCTGGTGGCCACGGCCCACGGCAACGAGCTCGCCAATCTGGTCAAAAACCCCACCCTCAGCGACCTGGTGGGGGGCATCGAATCCGTCACCCTCGGCGACGAGGAGGCCCGGCGGCGACGGACGCAAAAGACCGTCCTCGAGCGCGCCGCCGAACCCACCTTCCCCATGGCGGTGGAAATGCACAGCCGCGACAGCTGGCTCGTGCATCGCGATGTCGCCCGTACCGTGGACCTCCTGCTACGCGGTCAACTGCCGCGGCCCCAGGTCCGGCAGCTCGATGACCAGGGGCGCTTGCAGCTGAGTGAGCCGCTGGCGCCCAAGGCCAGCCCCCGGCCGTCCCCCGCCGCCGCACCGGTTCGGCGCATCCAGGAACCAGCTGGAGTCTCAGCGCAGCCCAACCTCGCCCTGCGTCCCCTCCCGGATCCGGAAGCGAGCCCGCCAACCGAGACGCCAAGCGCACCCCTACATCTGTTCAATGCAGGGCTGAGCGAACCCCTGATTGACCAGGCCATCCGCAGCCGGCGTCTCCCCGTGCAATTGGTCGAAGCGGTGGAGGAGGCCGACGTCGTTCTGGCGGCGCGGCAACAACTGGGCCAGCGCCCTGAGCTGCGCCGGCGCGCCCAGGATGCAGGCCTGCCGATCCTTGTGATCAAGGCCGACACCCTGCCCCAGATTCAAAGGGGCCTGGAGAGGCTGCTGCAGCGCCGAGAGGATCGCCCGGAGGCCACCACGGGCGCGGCACGCCCCGCAGGCGCCAGCTCCAGAGACGATGCGCTCGAAGCCCTCGAGGAATGCCGCCTGGCCGTCGAGCAGGTCGTCCTGCCCCAGGGGCAGCCGGTGGAGTTGCTGCCCCGCACCGAGGCCATCCGGCGGATGCAAGCGGAACTGGCGGCCCGCTACCAACTGACTTCCGCCGAGTTCGGCAGTGGCAGCCAGCTACGCCTTCGGCTCTTCCCCCGCTGA
- a CDS encoding HAD family hydrolase gives MSLQPLLVFDFDGVLVDGMREYWWSARRAAQFLAPECHLPETAPEAFSALRPLIHKGWEMVLVALELSRSDLDVGDYVSAYAEHTQTALTHWGFSAEQLQSALEDLRSEAIQQDPSGWRALHSPYPGIPERLRALESEGSPWLVLTTKGGNFARELLTGYGLHPQAVYGHEQGSKPEVLLRLREQSRPLWFVEDRRVTLETVRRTPGLEAVRCFLVSWGYLGPHDREQLPEGIQLLEPQRFAGPLASWP, from the coding sequence ATGAGCCTCCAACCACTGCTGGTCTTTGACTTTGACGGCGTCCTGGTCGACGGGATGCGCGAGTACTGGTGGAGCGCCCGCAGGGCCGCCCAATTCCTGGCCCCCGAATGCCACCTGCCGGAAACGGCTCCGGAGGCCTTCAGCGCCCTCAGACCACTGATCCACAAGGGCTGGGAGATGGTCCTCGTGGCCCTGGAGCTCTCCCGCAGCGATCTCGACGTCGGCGACTACGTCAGCGCCTACGCGGAGCACACGCAAACGGCCCTGACGCACTGGGGCTTTTCAGCGGAGCAGCTCCAAAGCGCCCTGGAGGACCTGCGCAGCGAAGCGATCCAGCAGGACCCCAGCGGCTGGAGGGCATTGCACAGCCCCTATCCAGGCATCCCCGAGCGACTGCGGGCCCTGGAGAGCGAAGGCAGCCCCTGGCTGGTGCTGACCACCAAAGGTGGGAACTTTGCTCGGGAGCTGCTCACGGGCTACGGCCTGCATCCCCAGGCGGTCTACGGCCACGAACAAGGGAGCAAGCCAGAGGTTCTGCTGCGACTCAGGGAGCAGAGCCGCCCCCTCTGGTTTGTCGAGGACCGGCGGGTCACCCTGGAAACCGTGCGCCGCACACCGGGGCTGGAGGCGGTGCGCTGCTTTCTGGTCTCCTGGGGCTACCTGGGCCCCCACGACCGCGAACAACTACCCGAGGGCATCCAACTGCTGGAGCCCCAGCGCTTTGCCGGGCCCTTGGCGAGCTGGCCCTGA
- the recA gene encoding recombinase RecA gives MPADDKSTSAKSPERDKALGLVLNQIERNFGKGSIMRLGDASRMRIETTPTGALTLDLALGGGYPKGRVVEVYGPESSGKTTLTLHAIAEVQRRGGVAAFVDAEHALDPVYAAALGVDIENLLVSQPDTGEMALEIVDQLVRSAAVDIVVVDSVAALTPRSEIEGEMGDLAVGSQARLMSQAMRKITGNIGKSGCTVIFLNQLRQKIGVTYGNPETTTGGNALKFYASVRLDIRRIQTLKRGTEEFGIRAKVKVAKNKVAPPFRIAEFDILFGRGISTVGCLLDLAEEHGVVVRKGAWYSYEGDNIGQGRDNTITWLEQNSTEKEAIEVKVRQKLSETTDSLKPVATAAAKLAAAGSASADKDQALPAAS, from the coding sequence ATGCCTGCTGACGACAAGAGCACCAGCGCCAAAAGTCCTGAGCGGGACAAGGCCCTTGGCCTCGTTCTGAACCAAATCGAGCGCAACTTCGGCAAGGGCTCGATCATGCGCCTGGGGGATGCCTCCCGCATGCGGATCGAGACCACCCCCACCGGCGCCCTGACCCTCGACCTCGCCCTCGGCGGTGGCTACCCGAAGGGACGGGTTGTTGAGGTCTATGGCCCGGAGAGCTCGGGTAAGACGACCCTCACCCTGCACGCCATCGCTGAAGTGCAGCGCCGCGGAGGCGTAGCCGCCTTCGTCGACGCCGAGCACGCCCTGGACCCCGTCTATGCCGCGGCCCTGGGCGTCGACATCGAGAACCTGCTGGTCTCCCAGCCGGACACCGGCGAGATGGCCCTGGAGATCGTTGATCAACTGGTGCGCTCCGCAGCCGTCGACATCGTCGTGGTGGACTCGGTGGCAGCGCTGACGCCCCGCTCGGAAATCGAGGGCGAGATGGGGGACCTCGCCGTCGGCAGCCAGGCCCGCCTGATGAGCCAGGCGATGCGCAAAATCACCGGCAACATCGGCAAGTCCGGTTGCACCGTGATCTTCCTGAACCAGCTCCGCCAAAAGATTGGCGTGACCTACGGCAACCCCGAGACCACCACCGGCGGTAACGCCCTGAAGTTCTACGCCTCAGTCCGCCTCGACATCCGCCGCATCCAGACCCTCAAGCGGGGCACCGAAGAATTCGGGATCCGCGCCAAGGTGAAAGTGGCCAAAAACAAAGTGGCCCCGCCCTTCCGGATCGCGGAATTCGACATCCTCTTCGGCCGTGGAATTAGCACCGTGGGCTGCCTGCTCGATCTCGCCGAAGAGCACGGTGTCGTTGTTCGCAAAGGTGCTTGGTACAGCTACGAAGGCGACAACATCGGCCAAGGGCGCGATAACACCATCACCTGGCTCGAGCAGAACAGCACCGAGAAAGAGGCCATTGAAGTGAAGGTGCGTCAAAAACTCAGCGAAACCACCGACTCGCTGAAGCCCGTCGCCACCGCCGCTGCCAAGTTGGCCGCCGCCGGAAGCGCCAGCGCCGACAAGGACCAGGCCCTACCCGCCGCCAGCTAA